The following are from one region of the Qipengyuania flava genome:
- a CDS encoding DUF4167 domain-containing protein, which produces MNNNRNNRRRGRGNRNQGGGNNANRIDSRARGNAPQLLDKYKKLAQDAQHNGDRVQAEYYLQFADHYFRVIADNKARQEEAKAKRNEERGQNSSDDDEDDGEGDDRRNNRRSRGKRDDQDDGGRKPRSRKPKGGDESDDGNFEPSENPFTRRDDEDEAPKKRRAPRKAKKGEEGAQGNEGEIDAAVLPPSIGSADEDEAPAPKRRKRKQDDDSEVSAVG; this is translated from the coding sequence TTGAACAACAATCGCAATAACCGTCGTCGCGGTCGCGGCAATCGGAACCAGGGCGGCGGGAACAACGCCAACCGGATCGACAGCCGCGCGCGGGGCAACGCGCCCCAGCTGCTCGACAAGTACAAGAAGCTCGCGCAGGACGCCCAGCACAATGGCGACCGCGTGCAGGCCGAATACTACCTGCAGTTCGCCGATCACTACTTCCGCGTGATTGCCGACAACAAGGCCCGCCAGGAAGAAGCCAAGGCCAAGCGCAACGAAGAGCGCGGCCAGAATTCGTCGGACGACGACGAGGACGATGGCGAAGGCGACGATCGCCGTAACAACCGCCGTTCGCGCGGCAAGCGCGACGACCAGGACGACGGCGGCCGCAAGCCGCGCTCGCGCAAGCCCAAGGGCGGTGACGAGAGCGACGACGGCAATTTCGAGCCTTCGGAAAACCCCTTCACCCGCCGCGACGATGAGGATGAGGCGCCCAAGAAGCGCCGCGCCCCGCGCAAGGCCAAGAAGGGCGAAGAAGGCGCCCAGGGCAATGAGGGCGAGATCGACGCCGCTGTCCTGCCCCCGTCGATCGGCTCTGCCGACGAAGACGAAGCGCCCGCGCCCAAGCGCCGCAAGCGCAAGCAGGATGACGACAGCGAGGTGAGCGCGGTCGGCTGA
- the prmC gene encoding peptide chain release factor N(5)-glutamine methyltransferase: MARLSHAEAIRRGTERLQAVSDTPRLDAEYLMSEAARIPRADLWRLDIDGEAAPVDAYEVLIQRRLAREPLAYILGNQEFFGRTFRVTRDVLIPRSDSETLIYAAQEHAARARRVLDMGTGSGALFVTALLELEDAAGVAIDASQAALHVAENNAQRLGLGRKQAKFLLRDWTQPGWAEGLGQFDLVLCNPPYVEEDAALDSDVRDYEPASALFAGPEGLDEYRVIIPQLGKLLVPGGVAVLEIGASQEAAVSSIARESGFSVNAHKDLGGRPRALVLR; this comes from the coding sequence ATGGCTAGGCTCAGCCACGCCGAGGCCATTCGCCGGGGGACGGAGCGTCTTCAAGCCGTCAGCGATACTCCGCGGCTCGACGCCGAATATCTGATGAGTGAGGCCGCGCGTATCCCGCGCGCAGATCTGTGGCGGCTGGATATCGATGGCGAGGCGGCACCCGTGGACGCTTACGAAGTCCTGATCCAGCGACGGCTCGCGCGCGAACCGCTGGCTTACATTCTCGGCAACCAGGAATTTTTCGGGCGCACCTTCCGGGTGACGCGCGACGTGCTGATCCCTCGCTCCGACAGCGAGACGCTGATCTACGCGGCGCAGGAACACGCGGCCCGTGCCAGGCGAGTGCTCGACATGGGCACCGGCTCGGGCGCGCTGTTCGTGACCGCGCTGCTTGAGCTGGAGGACGCTGCGGGTGTCGCAATCGACGCCTCGCAAGCGGCGCTCCACGTGGCCGAGAACAACGCGCAGCGGCTGGGGCTTGGGCGCAAGCAGGCAAAGTTCCTGCTGCGCGACTGGACGCAGCCGGGCTGGGCGGAGGGACTTGGCCAGTTCGACCTAGTGCTGTGCAACCCGCCCTATGTCGAGGAGGACGCCGCGCTCGACTCGGACGTGCGCGATTACGAACCGGCCTCAGCGTTGTTTGCAGGGCCGGAAGGGCTTGACGAATATCGCGTGATCATCCCGCAGCTTGGCAAGCTCCTTGTGCCGGGCGGGGTCGCAGTGCTCGAGATCGGCGCTTCTCAGGAGGCGGCCGTGTCGTCGATCGCGCGCGAATCGGGTTTTTCGGTGAACGCTCACAAGGACCTTGGCGGACGGCCGCGCGCGCTGGTGCTGCGATAA
- the prfA gene encoding peptide chain release factor 1, with product MSIPAERLDQIANRFAELEARMASGQLEGDEFVQASRDYAELEPVAKIASEVKAARKEIASLEEMLADPEMKAMAEEELAAIRERLPEAERQLAIAMLPKDSADSKPAMLEIRAGTGGDEAALFAGDLYRMYERYAAEQGWKVEPVSMSASEVGGFKEIVANVTGTGVFAKLKFESGVHRVQRVPETESGGRIHTSAATVAVLPEPDEVDVQIDPGDLKIDTYRASGAGGQHVNTTDSAIRITHLPTGTVVTCQDGRSQHKNREQAMQVLRTRLYDAQREATQGAEAEARKAMVGSGDRSERIRTYNFPQGRVTDHRIGLTLQKLPQIIAGPGLGELVDALIAEDEAKRLAAMDG from the coding sequence ATGAGCATTCCCGCCGAACGCCTTGACCAGATCGCCAACCGTTTCGCCGAGCTCGAAGCGCGTATGGCCTCGGGCCAGCTCGAGGGCGATGAATTCGTCCAGGCGAGCCGCGACTATGCGGAGCTGGAGCCGGTGGCGAAGATCGCCTCCGAGGTGAAGGCTGCGCGCAAGGAAATCGCGAGCCTTGAAGAGATGCTCGCCGATCCGGAAATGAAGGCCATGGCCGAAGAGGAGCTGGCCGCGATCCGCGAACGCCTGCCCGAAGCCGAGCGCCAGCTGGCCATTGCCATGCTTCCCAAGGACAGCGCCGACAGCAAGCCCGCCATGCTCGAAATCCGCGCCGGCACGGGCGGGGACGAGGCCGCGCTGTTCGCAGGCGATCTTTATCGCATGTACGAACGCTACGCCGCCGAACAGGGCTGGAAGGTCGAGCCCGTCAGCATGAGCGCGTCCGAAGTCGGGGGCTTCAAGGAAATCGTCGCCAACGTCACCGGCACGGGCGTCTTTGCCAAGCTGAAGTTCGAAAGCGGCGTCCACCGCGTCCAGCGCGTGCCAGAGACCGAAAGCGGCGGGCGCATCCATACCTCGGCAGCGACGGTGGCCGTGCTGCCCGAGCCGGACGAGGTCGATGTGCAGATCGATCCGGGCGACCTCAAGATCGACACCTACCGCGCCAGCGGGGCGGGCGGCCAGCACGTCAACACCACCGACAGCGCGATCCGCATCACGCACCTGCCGACGGGTACTGTCGTCACCTGCCAGGACGGGCGCAGCCAGCACAAGAACCGCGAACAGGCGATGCAGGTCCTGCGCACGCGGCTCTACGATGCGCAGCGCGAAGCGACGCAGGGCGCGGAGGCCGAGGCGCGGAAGGCCATGGTGGGGTCGGGCGACCGCTCGGAGCGCATCCGCACCTACAATTTCCCGCAAGGGCGCGTGACCGACCACCGCATTGGGCTCACGCTGCAGAAACTGCCGCAGATCATTGCTGGGCCGGGCCTTGGCGAACTGGTCGACGCGCTCATCGCCGAGGACGAGGCCAAGCGGCTCGCCGCGATGGATGGCTAG
- the hisS gene encoding histidine--tRNA ligase, whose translation MPKTPQAIRGTQDIFGADAEAFAFVVETFERVRKLYRFRRVEMPVFEKTEVFSRAIGETTDVVSKEMYSFDDRGGESLTLRPEFTAGIARAYLSNGWQQHAPLKVGTHGPLFRYERPQKGRYRQFHQIDAEILGAGEPQADVELLAMADQLLKELGIAGVTLHLNTLGDGDSREAWRAALVEHFRAVKDELSEDSQERLEKNPLRILDSKDRRDQRFVADAPKIDDFLTDEAKAFFEAVTSGLDAAGVKWTRAESLVRGLDYYRHTAFEFIPDEGSEAAGKLGSQSTILGGGRYDGLMESLGGAPTPAVGWAAGIERLAMLVGERGEPNADAIVVVENDAAMASAIAALGTLRAAGFSAELYASGSPRKRFDKAVKAGADAIVAFDVRDGAENRRIKAEDAERTRIEGLLG comes from the coding sequence ATGCCCAAGACTCCCCAAGCCATTCGCGGCACGCAGGACATTTTCGGTGCTGACGCCGAGGCCTTCGCCTTCGTCGTCGAGACCTTCGAGCGCGTCCGCAAGCTGTACCGCTTCCGCCGCGTCGAAATGCCGGTCTTCGAAAAGACCGAAGTGTTCAGCCGTGCCATCGGCGAAACCACCGATGTGGTCAGCAAGGAAATGTACTCCTTCGACGATCGCGGGGGCGAGAGCCTGACGCTGCGGCCCGAGTTCACCGCCGGGATCGCGCGCGCCTATCTGTCGAACGGCTGGCAGCAGCACGCGCCCCTCAAGGTCGGCACGCACGGCCCGCTGTTCCGTTACGAGCGCCCGCAGAAGGGCCGCTATCGCCAGTTCCACCAGATCGATGCGGAAATCCTCGGCGCGGGCGAACCGCAGGCCGACGTCGAACTGCTCGCCATGGCCGACCAGCTCCTGAAGGAACTCGGCATTGCGGGCGTGACGCTACACCTCAACACGCTGGGCGATGGAGACAGCCGCGAAGCCTGGCGCGCTGCGCTCGTCGAACACTTCCGCGCCGTGAAGGACGAGCTTTCGGAGGATTCGCAGGAGCGGCTCGAAAAGAACCCGCTGCGCATTCTCGATTCCAAGGATCGCCGCGACCAGCGCTTCGTGGCCGATGCGCCCAAGATCGACGATTTCCTGACCGATGAGGCCAAGGCGTTTTTCGAGGCGGTCACCAGCGGCCTCGATGCGGCCGGCGTGAAGTGGACGCGGGCCGAAAGCCTCGTGCGCGGCCTCGACTATTACCGCCACACCGCCTTCGAATTCATTCCCGACGAGGGCAGCGAGGCCGCCGGCAAGCTCGGCAGCCAGAGCACCATCCTCGGCGGCGGGCGCTACGACGGCCTGATGGAAAGCCTCGGCGGCGCGCCCACGCCTGCAGTAGGCTGGGCCGCGGGAATCGAGCGGCTTGCGATGCTGGTGGGAGAGCGCGGCGAACCCAACGCGGATGCGATCGTGGTGGTTGAGAACGATGCCGCCATGGCTTCAGCCATCGCCGCGCTTGGCACTTTGCGCGCCGCAGGGTTCTCGGCAGAGCTTTACGCTTCGGGGAGCCCCCGCAAGCGCTTCGACAAGGCGGTGAAGGCCGGCGCCGATGCCATCGTCGCATTCGATGTGCGCGACGGGGCGGAGAACCGCCGGATCAAGGCCGAGGATGCCGAACGCACGCGTATCGAAGGGCTGCTCGGCTAA
- the ppa gene encoding inorganic diphosphatase: MRIDMIPVGDNPPESLNVIIEVPTGGEPVKYEFDKDSGALFVDRILHTPMRYPANYGFIPHTLSPDGDPLDALVIARSPFIPGCVVRSRPIGVLNLEDEHGGDEKLICVPIDSTFPYYSDVGETKDLPSIIFQQIEHFFTHYKDLESEKWVRIGNWGDAAEARQIVKEAIERYEAGK, encoded by the coding sequence ATGCGCATCGACATGATCCCCGTGGGCGACAATCCGCCCGAAAGCCTCAACGTCATCATCGAAGTGCCGACCGGCGGCGAACCGGTGAAGTATGAATTCGACAAGGATTCGGGCGCGCTGTTCGTGGACCGCATCCTCCACACGCCGATGCGCTATCCGGCAAACTACGGCTTCATCCCGCACACGCTGTCGCCCGATGGCGATCCGCTCGACGCGCTGGTCATCGCGCGTTCGCCCTTCATCCCGGGTTGCGTCGTTCGTTCGCGCCCGATCGGCGTGCTCAACCTCGAGGACGAGCATGGCGGCGACGAGAAGCTGATCTGCGTCCCCATCGATTCGACCTTCCCATACTATTCGGATGTCGGCGAAACGAAGGACCTGCCCTCGATCATTTTCCAGCAGATCGAGCACTTCTTCACGCACTACAAGGATCTCGAAAGCGAGAAGTGGGTGCGTATCGGCAACTGGGGCGACGCCGCCGAAGCGCGCCAGATCGTGAAAGAAGCGATCGAGCGCTACGAAGCGGGCAAGTAA
- a CDS encoding mechanosensitive ion channel family protein, translating to MRRLLAFLTLLWAVPLAAQLEAPAETVETPTPVQTISATQEAGADDQIAERITGIFAELPAFADVGIEVSEGVVTLSGTVPKADDIDRAEAIVSRVSGVVTVQNGLERDLSVSADSAGISVLGERWAEFLKALPLIGAAMAVWAVIALAGFLIAGLGGLWQRIAPNGFLAELIASAIRFIFFIGGLVIALDMIGATALLGAVLGGAGVVGIALGFAMRETVENYVASLLLSLRQPFRANDWVLIDSYEGRVIRLTSRATVLMTLDGNHLRIPNGQVFRAVITNYTRNPQRRLEFDLGVDADDDATAARQLGRDTLAGLDFILNDPPAEARIVEVGDSNVVIRFLGWVDQRETDWNKARSRAIPAVKVALEEAGFGLPEPIYRLRFDPRSATVPFATEATATAQKPGTEESKPVRPMAPAGVEEDVRPADEIAAMVEEERSRTGAEQDKDLLDHSRPVE from the coding sequence ATGAGGCGTCTTCTCGCCTTTCTCACCCTCCTGTGGGCAGTGCCGCTGGCAGCCCAGCTTGAGGCGCCTGCGGAAACGGTTGAAACGCCAACGCCGGTCCAGACCATCTCGGCAACGCAGGAAGCCGGTGCGGACGACCAGATTGCCGAGCGCATCACGGGCATCTTCGCCGAGCTGCCGGCCTTCGCCGATGTCGGGATCGAAGTGAGCGAGGGCGTGGTCACGCTCTCGGGCACGGTCCCCAAGGCAGATGATATCGACCGCGCCGAGGCGATCGTGAGCCGAGTGTCCGGCGTGGTTACCGTCCAGAACGGGCTCGAACGCGATCTGTCGGTTTCAGCCGACAGCGCCGGCATATCGGTGCTGGGTGAGCGCTGGGCGGAATTCCTCAAGGCCTTGCCGCTCATCGGCGCCGCAATGGCGGTGTGGGCGGTAATCGCCTTGGCCGGGTTCCTGATCGCAGGCCTTGGCGGCCTGTGGCAACGCATTGCGCCGAACGGCTTCCTGGCCGAGCTGATCGCGAGCGCCATCCGGTTCATCTTCTTCATCGGCGGCCTGGTGATCGCGCTCGACATGATCGGCGCGACCGCGCTGCTCGGCGCGGTCCTCGGCGGTGCGGGCGTTGTCGGCATCGCGCTCGGCTTTGCCATGCGCGAAACGGTCGAGAACTACGTCGCTTCGCTGCTGCTGAGCCTGCGCCAACCGTTCCGTGCGAACGACTGGGTGCTGATCGACAGCTATGAAGGCCGGGTGATCCGCCTTACGAGCCGCGCGACGGTTCTCATGACCCTTGACGGCAACCATTTGCGCATTCCGAACGGACAGGTCTTCCGCGCGGTCATCACAAACTACACGCGCAATCCCCAACGGCGGCTGGAATTCGATCTCGGCGTCGATGCCGACGACGATGCGACCGCGGCGCGGCAACTGGGCCGCGACACGCTGGCCGGGCTCGACTTCATCCTCAACGATCCGCCGGCCGAGGCGCGGATCGTGGAAGTAGGCGATTCGAACGTGGTGATCCGCTTCCTCGGCTGGGTCGACCAGCGCGAAACGGATTGGAACAAGGCGCGCAGCCGGGCCATCCCCGCGGTCAAGGTGGCGCTGGAAGAGGCCGGCTTCGGACTTCCCGAGCCGATCTATCGCCTTCGTTTCGACCCGCGCTCAGCCACCGTTCCCTTCGCGACCGAGGCTACGGCAACGGCGCAGAAGCCTGGAACGGAGGAATCGAAGCCCGTACGCCCCATGGCGCCGGCCGGTGTGGAGGAAGATGTGCGTCCGGCCGACGAGATCGCGGCTATGGTCGAGGAAGAGCGGAGCCGTACGGGAGCGGAGCAGGACAAGGACCTGCTCGACCACTCCCGCCCGGTCGAATAG
- a CDS encoding TldD/PmbA family protein produces the protein MIDSDTALERCQDLVDLARSMGADEADAAARASSSESVSVRLGALEEVERSESEEISLRVFVGRRSASINTSDFAHESLKTLAQRAVEMARLAPEDPYGGLAPADALFSGELRDLELVDAGEPSPVELRETALACEDAARAVEGVTNSNGGGASYSRTTFALATSQGFARGHSGGSHTLSASVVAGEGGDKQTDYAYRTQRHRSDLPDPADIGREAGERAVRKVSPGSLPSGKMPVVFDPRVGSGVLGHLLGAMTATAIARKASFLIDREDESLFDSALRIMEDPHRPRGLRSRNYDGEGVGATPRALVEDGRITGWLTNVASAAQLDLALTGHASRGGGGSPGVGVSNVIMEAGSHSLAELIADIEDGLFVTDLFGQGVNLVTGDYSRGASGLRIRNGELAEPVAEITVAGTLPEMFRALVPANDLELVRGVDVPTFRIDGMSIAGQ, from the coding sequence GTGATCGATAGCGATACAGCGCTCGAGCGCTGCCAGGATCTCGTCGACCTCGCCCGATCAATGGGCGCGGACGAAGCCGACGCCGCCGCGCGCGCTTCCTCCTCGGAAAGCGTCAGCGTTCGTCTCGGCGCGCTGGAAGAGGTCGAGCGCTCGGAAAGCGAGGAGATCAGCCTGCGGGTTTTCGTCGGGCGTCGCTCGGCCTCGATCAACACCAGCGATTTCGCACATGAAAGCCTGAAGACCCTGGCGCAGCGCGCGGTCGAAATGGCGCGTCTCGCTCCCGAAGACCCCTATGGCGGCCTTGCTCCGGCAGATGCCCTGTTCAGCGGGGAGCTCCGCGATCTCGAGCTGGTCGACGCCGGGGAGCCGAGCCCGGTCGAGCTGCGCGAAACCGCGCTCGCCTGCGAGGATGCTGCCCGCGCGGTCGAGGGGGTCACCAATTCCAACGGAGGCGGGGCGTCCTATTCGCGCACCACCTTTGCGCTGGCCACCAGCCAGGGCTTTGCGCGCGGCCATTCGGGCGGCTCGCACACGCTTTCAGCCAGCGTCGTGGCGGGCGAGGGCGGCGACAAGCAGACCGACTACGCCTACCGCACCCAGCGCCACCGCAGCGACCTGCCGGATCCGGCCGATATCGGCCGCGAGGCGGGCGAACGCGCGGTGCGCAAGGTGTCGCCCGGCTCGCTGCCCTCCGGCAAGATGCCCGTGGTTTTCGACCCGCGGGTCGGCAGCGGCGTCCTTGGACACCTGCTCGGTGCGATGACCGCCACGGCCATTGCCCGCAAGGCGAGCTTCCTGATCGACCGCGAGGACGAGAGCCTGTTCGACAGCGCCCTTAGGATCATGGAAGACCCGCATCGTCCGCGCGGCCTGCGCTCGCGCAACTACGACGGGGAAGGCGTCGGCGCCACTCCGCGCGCGCTTGTCGAAGACGGCCGGATCACCGGCTGGCTGACCAATGTGGCGAGCGCGGCGCAGCTCGATCTCGCGCTCACCGGCCACGCCAGTCGCGGCGGCGGGGGATCGCCTGGCGTCGGTGTGAGTAATGTCATCATGGAAGCTGGATCGCACAGTTTGGCGGAGCTGATCGCCGATATCGAAGACGGGCTCTTCGTGACCGACCTGTTCGGGCAGGGGGTGAACCTCGTCACCGGCGACTACAGCCGCGGGGCGAGCGGCCTCAGGATCCGCAATGGCGAGCTGGCCGAGCCGGTCGCCGAAATCACCGTGGCGGGCACGCTGCCGGAAATGTTCCGCGCGCTGGTGCCGGCCAACGACCTCGAGCTCGTGCGCGGGGTCGATGTCCCCACCTTCCGCATCGACGGGATGTCGATCGCCGGGCAATGA
- the lptB gene encoding LPS export ABC transporter ATP-binding protein, with product MSPENDAVHDAAPPIPQGGLEVISIAKSYDKRAVLTDISLTVGKGEVLGLLGPNGAGKTTCFYSIMGLVRPDAGRILMDGDDVTNLPMYRRAILGLGYLPQETSIFRGMTVEQNINCVLEMVEPDKDTREAELERLLDEFGLTRLRASPAMALSGGERRRAEIARALAAKPSIMLLDEPFAGIDPLSISDIRDLVKDLKTRGIGVLITDHNVRETLEIVDRACIIYGGQVLFAGTPEALVADENVRRLYLGESFTL from the coding sequence ATGAGCCCGGAAAACGACGCGGTGCACGACGCCGCCCCGCCCATCCCGCAAGGGGGGCTGGAAGTGATCTCGATCGCGAAAAGCTACGACAAGCGCGCGGTGCTGACCGATATTTCGCTCACTGTCGGCAAGGGCGAAGTCCTTGGCCTGCTCGGCCCCAACGGCGCCGGCAAGACCACCTGCTTCTATTCGATCATGGGCCTCGTGCGCCCGGACGCCGGCCGCATCCTTATGGACGGCGACGACGTGACCAACCTGCCGATGTATCGCCGCGCGATCCTGGGCCTTGGCTACCTCCCCCAGGAAACCAGCATCTTCCGCGGCATGACGGTCGAGCAGAACATCAATTGCGTGCTGGAGATGGTCGAGCCGGACAAGGACACGCGTGAAGCAGAGCTGGAACGCCTGCTCGACGAATTCGGCCTCACGCGCCTGCGCGCAAGCCCGGCCATGGCGCTTTCGGGCGGCGAGCGGCGCCGGGCCGAGATTGCCCGCGCGCTTGCGGCCAAGCCCTCGATCATGCTGCTCGACGAACCCTTCGCCGGGATCGATCCGCTCTCGATCAGCGACATTCGCGACCTCGTGAAGGATCTGAAAACCCGCGGCATCGGCGTGCTCATCACCGATCACAATGTGCGCGAAACGCTGGAGATCGTCGACCGGGCCTGCATCATCTATGGCGGGCAGGTCCTGTTCGCCGGCACGCCCGAGGCGCTGGTCGCCGACGAGAACGTGCGCCGCCTCTATCTTGGCGAAAGCTTCACCCTGTGA
- the rpoN gene encoding RNA polymerase factor sigma-54: protein MALGPRLDLRQTQSLVMTPQMQQAIKLLALSNLEIETFVSEALESNPLLEMGEVQREAGEDTPTAEPQEHEATPDFDGEAALDVAQHALDPEAAPGDMGDWSRGDIGAGGGEMPDLENRSGSGPTLAEHLLDQVGAVAHDSREALVASRIIGELDEAGYLPTQLRMIAEELGVPLSEAERALETVQSLDPTGVGARTLSECLALQAKEADRFDPCMARLIDNLDLVAAGEIARLKRMCEVDDEDFADMLAELRDYDPKPGLAYGGGGEAAVVPDVLITQKDHGWDIRINEASLPRLVVNRQYYLELKDGARDKASQSWLNEQLGEADWLIRALDQRQKTILKTAAEIVKKQEGFFREGVTAMRPLTLREVAEEIEMHESTVSRVTSNKYLSCPRGTFEMKYFFSSGVAAADGEGASSEAIKARIRALCDAEDPKKVLSDQKLADMLNEEGFDLARRTVAKYREAIGIGSSAQRRREKKLKSL from the coding sequence ATGGCGCTGGGTCCGCGCCTCGACCTTCGGCAAACCCAATCGCTGGTGATGACGCCTCAGATGCAGCAGGCGATCAAGCTGCTGGCGCTGTCGAACCTGGAGATCGAGACCTTCGTTTCCGAAGCGCTCGAATCCAACCCGCTTCTCGAGATGGGCGAAGTGCAGCGCGAGGCCGGGGAGGACACACCGACCGCCGAGCCACAGGAACACGAGGCGACACCCGATTTCGACGGCGAGGCCGCGCTCGATGTGGCGCAGCACGCGCTCGATCCCGAAGCGGCGCCCGGCGACATGGGCGACTGGAGCCGCGGAGACATCGGTGCAGGCGGCGGCGAGATGCCCGACCTCGAGAACCGCTCGGGCAGCGGGCCAACGCTGGCTGAACATTTGCTCGACCAGGTAGGCGCGGTGGCGCACGACAGCCGTGAGGCCTTGGTAGCATCGCGGATCATCGGCGAACTCGACGAGGCCGGATACCTGCCCACACAGCTCAGGATGATTGCCGAGGAACTTGGGGTGCCGCTGTCCGAAGCCGAACGCGCGCTCGAGACGGTGCAGTCGCTCGATCCGACCGGGGTGGGCGCCCGCACGCTGTCAGAGTGCCTCGCGCTGCAGGCGAAGGAAGCGGATCGCTTCGATCCGTGCATGGCGCGGCTGATCGACAATTTGGACCTAGTCGCTGCCGGCGAGATCGCCCGCCTGAAGCGGATGTGCGAAGTCGACGACGAGGATTTCGCCGACATGCTGGCGGAACTGCGCGACTATGATCCCAAGCCCGGCCTCGCTTATGGAGGTGGGGGCGAAGCGGCGGTTGTGCCCGATGTGCTGATCACGCAGAAGGATCACGGCTGGGATATTCGCATCAACGAAGCCAGCCTGCCGCGTCTCGTCGTCAACCGGCAATACTATCTCGAGCTGAAGGATGGCGCGCGCGATAAGGCGTCGCAGAGCTGGCTCAATGAGCAGCTGGGCGAAGCAGACTGGCTGATCCGTGCGCTCGACCAGCGCCAGAAGACGATCCTCAAGACCGCCGCCGAAATCGTGAAGAAGCAGGAGGGGTTCTTCCGGGAGGGCGTCACCGCCATGCGCCCGCTCACCTTGCGCGAAGTGGCCGAAGAAATAGAGATGCACGAAAGCACGGTCAGCCGTGTCACCAGCAACAAGTATCTTTCCTGCCCGCGCGGGACCTTCGAAATGAAGTACTTCTTCTCCAGCGGCGTCGCTGCGGCCGATGGTGAAGGTGCGTCTTCGGAAGCAATCAAGGCCCGGATCAGGGCGCTGTGCGATGCCGAGGACCCCAAGAAGGTGCTGTCCGACCAGAAGCTCGCCGACATGCTGAACGAGGAAGGCTTCGACCTCGCCCGGCGCACGGTCGCCAAGTATCGCGAGGCGATCGGCATCGGCTCCAGCGCCCAAAGGCGACGGGAGAAAAAACTGAAGTCCTTGTGA